From the Methanobacterium spitsbergense genome, one window contains:
- the top6B gene encoding DNA topoisomerase VI subunit B encodes MEREASELFEEFKELTASEFFRRNKQMLGFSGKIRSLTMVFHELITNSLDAAEEAGIQPEISIDLKRVDKDHYILKHMDNGPGIPEDFITKVYCTMFAGSKFRNIQSRGQQGLGCSGCVLLSQMTTGKPARVISGYKKGEKLQGVEMTFKMDVKTNKGLILDKRPVEVDSTGVAIELQFKDVSYSLSEQGAYEYIRRSMIANPHAKITFRDPTGHKYIFERATDVIPPLPKEVLPHPRGVTADDLIFMAKHTDKRRFRSLLTSSLSRMSTKRVNEIQEITKIDLNKRPKDMKWEEAERIVELFAQMDFMAPPTSGLIPIGKEQIEKGIREILNPEFVATTTRKPKTYRGGVSFVIEAGISYGGDSGRIVGEQNRAEIMRFANRVPLSFDQGSCAITEALKSIDWKRYGIRDLENAPITVFVNIVSTNVPYLSTGKQSVAPEEEILHEVRQATMKIARSLQKYINAKRAAKDEEMRSKIFETYVPVIMREAAILAGKDVPEYKEILAKVTRRPKILDEIEVDLGELADEDIVGEKDDE; translated from the coding sequence TTGGAGAGAGAAGCATCAGAACTTTTTGAAGAATTTAAGGAACTTACAGCATCTGAATTTTTCAGAAGGAACAAACAAATGCTGGGATTCTCTGGAAAAATAAGGTCCCTCACAATGGTTTTTCATGAGCTGATAACCAACAGCCTCGACGCTGCAGAAGAGGCAGGAATACAGCCAGAAATATCCATAGACCTTAAGAGAGTTGATAAAGACCATTATATTCTTAAACACATGGATAATGGGCCAGGAATCCCTGAAGATTTCATAACTAAAGTTTACTGTACAATGTTTGCTGGTTCTAAATTCAGGAACATTCAATCCAGAGGTCAACAAGGGCTAGGATGCAGTGGATGTGTATTATTATCCCAGATGACAACAGGAAAACCTGCCAGAGTAATATCGGGATATAAAAAAGGTGAAAAACTCCAGGGAGTTGAGATGACATTTAAAATGGATGTCAAAACCAACAAAGGACTTATACTGGATAAACGTCCTGTAGAAGTAGATTCAACTGGTGTGGCAATAGAACTACAGTTCAAAGATGTTTCATATTCCCTTAGTGAACAAGGAGCATATGAATATATCAGAAGAAGTATGATAGCAAATCCACATGCAAAAATCACCTTCCGTGATCCAACAGGACACAAATATATATTTGAACGAGCTACAGACGTTATACCTCCTCTCCCCAAGGAAGTTTTGCCCCATCCAAGAGGTGTTACAGCAGATGACCTAATATTCATGGCAAAACACACTGATAAACGTAGATTCAGGAGTTTATTAACCAGTTCACTGTCAAGGATGTCGACCAAGAGGGTCAATGAAATACAAGAAATAACCAAGATAGACCTTAACAAACGTCCTAAAGATATGAAATGGGAAGAAGCCGAAAGAATTGTTGAACTATTTGCCCAGATGGACTTTATGGCACCTCCAACATCCGGTTTGATCCCAATTGGAAAAGAACAAATTGAGAAGGGTATAAGAGAAATTTTAAACCCTGAATTTGTTGCAACCACAACAAGAAAACCCAAAACTTATCGTGGTGGAGTTTCATTCGTAATAGAAGCAGGTATATCCTATGGAGGAGATTCTGGACGAATAGTTGGTGAACAAAACCGTGCAGAAATTATGAGGTTTGCAAACAGAGTTCCATTGAGCTTTGATCAGGGAAGCTGTGCAATAACAGAAGCACTTAAAAGCATAGATTGGAAACGGTATGGTATACGGGATCTAGAAAATGCACCAATTACTGTATTTGTTAACATAGTTTCAACAAACGTTCCATATCTTTCAACAGGTAAACAGAGTGTTGCTCCCGAAGAGGAAATACTCCACGAAGTTAGACAAGCCACTATGAAAATAGCAAGGAGTCTTCAAAAATATATTAACGCTAAAAGGGCAGCAAAAGATGAGGAAATGCGTTCAAAGATATTTGAAACATATGTACCTGTAATAATGAGAGAAGCTGCAATACTTGCTGGGAAAGATGTTCCAGAATACAAGGAAATTCTGGCCAAGGTAACTAGAAGGCCAAAAATATTAGATGAAATTGAAGTAGATTTAGGCGAATTAGCCGATGAAGATATAGTAGGCGAAAAGGATGATGAATAG
- a CDS encoding KH domain-containing protein translates to MPNTEYLKIPRERVGVVIGKNGITKDEIENLTKTKITIDSEAGTVAISPTEETEDPLSVWKARYIVKAIGRGFNPEIAVKLMGDETILEIINLPDYVGKNKKAVLRQKARIIGKEGRTKDIITDMTGVDISIYGKTVAIIGDMEQIHIAKEAVEMILSGVRHKTVYAFLEKKTRDMKIKQFHRIAKDETDLE, encoded by the coding sequence ATGCCAAACACAGAATACCTCAAAATTCCCCGTGAAAGAGTAGGGGTTGTTATTGGGAAAAACGGCATTACAAAGGACGAAATTGAAAATTTAACAAAAACAAAAATTACAATAGACAGCGAAGCTGGAACCGTTGCAATATCACCTACAGAAGAAACAGAAGACCCATTATCAGTGTGGAAAGCTCGTTACATAGTAAAAGCTATAGGCAGGGGATTCAACCCTGAAATAGCAGTTAAACTCATGGGCGATGAAACAATTCTCGAGATAATAAACCTTCCAGACTATGTTGGAAAAAACAAGAAAGCAGTATTAAGGCAGAAAGCTAGGATAATAGGTAAAGAAGGTCGTACCAAAGATATAATAACTGATATGACTGGTGTTGATATTTCAATCTACGGAAAAACAGTTGCAATAATTGGAGACATGGAACAGATACATATTGCAAAAGAAGCAGTTGAAATGATTTTAAGCGGTGTTAGACATAAAACTGTCTATGCATTCCTCGAGAAAAAAACCCGTGATATGAAGATAAAACAGTTCCATAGAATTGCAAAAGATGAAACTGACCTAGAATAA
- a CDS encoding serine protein kinase RIO, which yields MCSKVSKADNDLRKLLSEKRLKGDEDRRVGSEVFDRLTLETLYKLAKMGHINKLQGAISTGKEANVFKGIDDDGNFVAVKIYRVGTSDFKKMQYYIQGDPRFNVRTSNKRQLINTWVTKELRNLTRAQEVGVRVPRPIIAKNNVLVMEFIGDDIGNPAQLMRQSKISDPEYVANKILEYVKILYKDAKLVHGDLSGYNILIDDGEPVIIDISQGVMVDHPISRELLKRDIDNLYRDFKKMGLQISKDQIKSKIMDL from the coding sequence ATGTGCTCTAAAGTATCCAAAGCTGATAATGATTTGAGAAAACTCTTGTCAGAGAAACGTTTAAAGGGTGATGAAGACAGAAGAGTTGGAAGTGAAGTTTTTGATAGACTTACACTTGAAACACTCTACAAACTTGCAAAAATGGGCCACATAAACAAGTTACAGGGCGCCATAAGTACTGGAAAAGAGGCGAATGTCTTCAAAGGAATTGACGACGATGGAAACTTTGTTGCTGTTAAAATATATAGGGTAGGAACATCTGATTTTAAGAAAATGCAGTATTATATTCAGGGAGACCCTAGATTCAATGTAAGAACTTCTAACAAACGCCAGCTTATTAATACATGGGTTACAAAGGAATTAAGGAATTTAACAAGAGCTCAAGAAGTGGGTGTTAGAGTACCAAGACCAATAATCGCAAAAAATAATGTTTTGGTCATGGAATTCATAGGAGACGATATTGGAAATCCAGCACAACTTATGAGACAATCCAAAATATCAGATCCTGAATATGTTGCAAATAAAATATTGGAATATGTTAAAATACTTTATAAAGATGCTAAATTAGTTCATGGTGACTTATCAGGTTACAATATCTTAATAGATGATGGTGAACCTGTTATAATCGACATATCCCAGGGTGTTATGGTTGACCATCCAATATCAAGGGAGCTTTTAAAAAGAGATATAGACAACTTATATAGAGATTTCAAAAAAATGGGACTCCAGATATCTAAGGATCAGATTAAAAGTAAAATTATGGATTTATGA
- the eif1A gene encoding translation initiation factor eIF-1A, with amino-acid sequence MRRGQNQGPQEMRRVRSPRRGEIPGVVEQILGHGKLKVRCADGKTRLSRIPGKMKKRIWIREGDVVLIKPWDFQSDEKADVIWRYTRTEANWLERRGYLKL; translated from the coding sequence TTGAGAAGAGGACAAAATCAAGGCCCACAAGAAATGAGGAGAGTAAGATCACCAAGGAGAGGTGAAATACCAGGCGTTGTCGAGCAGATACTCGGCCATGGAAAACTCAAAGTACGATGTGCAGATGGTAAAACAAGACTTTCAAGAATTCCAGGTAAAATGAAAAAAAGAATCTGGATAAGAGAAGGAGATGTGGTTTTAATAAAGCCATGGGACTTCCAGAGCGATGAAAAAGCAGATGTTATATGGAGATACACTCGAACAGAAGCTAACTGGCTTGAAAGAAGGGGCTACTTGAAACTCTAA
- the glp gene encoding gephyrin-like molybdotransferase Glp has protein sequence MGQEFLNIMDPEDVKKIIDDIPTNKRVEKILLGDSLNRVIAEDVRATINLPPFRRTSMDGYAVIAEDTFNASEDYPVSLKLIEVIGAGDVPEKKLRSGFCTEVSTGAPLPSGTTGVVMVEFTESNNAEILIYESAAIGQNITKEGSDVKEGELLLPRDTRITPDKIGVLSAIGMKTVTVYQQPRVAIISTGNEIINPNDKLTYGKIYDINSMTISSAVKACGCIPVHTDIVEDDYSALKNKINEFKYVDLILTSGGTSAGTGDVLREVLDDLGEVIVHGVAVKPGKPTIIGRLKNDEGLKYLFGLPGNPVAALMVFRVFFAPFLMKMASISTLTHSNNNVQTLKLSRRYRPARGRLHYVLVKIEGINAIPILKDSGAISSLAEADGFIKIPKNIEILEKGDSVQVFQLVDF, from the coding sequence ATGGGACAAGAATTTTTAAATATAATGGATCCTGAAGATGTAAAAAAAATTATAGATGATATTCCTACGAATAAACGGGTAGAAAAGATATTACTTGGAGACTCTCTCAACAGAGTTATTGCTGAGGATGTGCGTGCAACTATAAATCTCCCACCTTTTAGAAGGACTTCAATGGATGGATATGCTGTAATAGCAGAGGATACTTTTAATGCTTCTGAAGATTATCCAGTTAGTTTAAAACTTATTGAAGTAATAGGTGCAGGAGATGTTCCTGAAAAAAAACTGAGAAGTGGATTTTGTACCGAGGTTTCAACAGGAGCACCTTTACCATCAGGCACCACAGGGGTGGTGATGGTAGAATTTACCGAGAGTAACAATGCGGAGATACTTATCTACGAAAGTGCTGCAATTGGCCAGAATATAACAAAAGAAGGTTCAGATGTAAAAGAAGGAGAACTACTACTTCCAAGGGACACTAGGATAACTCCTGATAAAATAGGAGTTTTAAGTGCAATTGGAATGAAAACAGTGACAGTTTATCAGCAACCCCGGGTAGCAATCATATCTACTGGAAACGAGATAATAAATCCCAATGATAAGTTGACCTATGGTAAAATTTATGATATAAATTCCATGACAATTTCAAGTGCTGTTAAGGCATGTGGTTGTATTCCAGTACATACAGATATAGTTGAAGATGATTACAGCGCTTTAAAAAATAAGATAAATGAATTTAAATATGTTGATTTAATATTAACATCAGGTGGGACATCTGCAGGCACTGGGGATGTATTAAGGGAAGTACTGGATGATCTGGGCGAAGTTATTGTCCATGGTGTGGCAGTTAAACCAGGTAAGCCAACAATAATTGGCAGATTAAAAAATGATGAAGGTTTAAAATATTTATTTGGTCTTCCAGGAAACCCAGTTGCTGCATTAATGGTTTTTCGTGTTTTCTTTGCACCATTTTTAATGAAAATGGCATCCATAAGTACATTAACCCATTCAAATAATAATGTTCAGACACTTAAACTTTCTCGTAGATATCGTCCTGCCAGAGGAAGACTTCACTATGTATTGGTGAAAATTGAAGGAATAAATGCAATTCCAATTTTAAAAGATTCTGGTGCAATATCTTCTCTTGCAGAAGCTGATGGTTTTATAAAAATACCAAAAAATATAGAAATACTTGAAAAAGGAGACTCAGTCCAAGTTTTCCAACTAGTTGATTTTTAA